In the genome of Hevea brasiliensis isolate MT/VB/25A 57/8 chromosome 14, ASM3005281v1, whole genome shotgun sequence, the window TGGATGATGTTATAATTACTGGTACTTCTTCTGAAGCTATAGCAGCAGTTAAGGCTGCTTTGCATTCTAAATTCACAATCAAAGACCTGGGATTtatgaagtattttcttggcctGGAAGTTGCTAGGTCAGCACACGACACTATAATTAGTCAAAAAAAGTTTATTACTGATGTTTTACAAGATACAGGGATGTTTAATTGTAAAGCAGTTGCTTCTCCATTACCTGCTGGCTTACATTTGTCCTCAGATTCTGGTCATCCTCTTCCTAATCTAGATTCTTATAGAAGATTAATAGGGAGATTATTATACATTAATATCACCAAACCTGACATTAGTCATGTTGTGCAACACTTGAGTCAGTTCATGTCTTTGCCTAGGAAACCTCATTGGGATTCAACCATGCATGTGTTGAGATATTTGAGAGGTTCTTCATCCAGAGGTTTATACTTTTCAATGGCGAATGACTTCAGGATCATTGCATATTGTGATGCAGATTGGGCCTCTTGCTCCTTTACCAGAAAATCTCTCACTGGTTTTTGTGTTTTCGTTGGCTCCTCTCTTATTTCATGGAAAACAAAGAAGCAATCCACATCTTCAGCAGAGGCAGAGTATAGGGCAATGGCTTCTACAGTTTGTGAGTTGCTTTGGGTTTCCTATATCCTTCGTGACTCGCAGATACCTATTTAGTTGCCCATCACCTTGTACTGTGATAACAAAGCTGCACTCTATATAGCTGCCAATCCAGTCTTCCAAGAGAGGACTAAACACATTGATATTGATTGTCATATTGTGTGAGATCAATTGCAAAAAGGTTTCATAGCTCCAGCACATATTTCTTCTTCTCTACAACAAGTGGATATTTTTACCAAGTCTCTTCTTGCTGCTATTCTTGATAAGTTCTTATCCAAGTTGAATCTAGTGACTCTTGCACCTGATCCAACTTGGGAGGGGAGGATGTAGAGTGAGTTTCAGCGTTGTATTTTTTGTATGCTGGAGTTAGTTATAGCAGATAATTTATTCTTTAGTTTGTTAAAGACTTTGttgacttttttttcttttacttttcacGTGTAGTCTACTCATATATACTGTTATAAAGATCATTTTCTGGGTGAATGAAAAGAAGTAGACTCTTCCGATTTTTGTCTCAAACAGTAAATTCTTCAGTGATATTCTTTTAAGACTTGCAAACCCAACCAAACAGATGGCTTTGATTGTTTCTAGCAATGGAAGTTATGGAGCCCATGTTTTTACCCTTACTAGAAGAGGCATCGAAGTTAATGTTGACTACAATAGGCAGCCACACGTTGTCGGCTAAGGAAGCATTCTGAACCTGTTGGGATGTTGAACCCAAATTAAGCAGGCTTCCATGAAGTTCTCATAATTGTCAATGGCACTTCGAATAACTTGGTTATAAGGGAACTCTTTTTAGCTGAAGTTGCAAAGACTTCGGCTTTTCGAGTGGCGCCAAAGTAGGAAGACAAGCAGGATTATGAAATTGGGACCATTGTCTTGACCTTAAAGGTAACTCCTTAAATCCTTCCAGATGTCCATAAAGAACGAATCCAGAATTTCATTGGACCTCAATCTCAAAGGGGAATGAATCCATCAATCTTTAGCCTTAGGACAGGAAAAGAAAATTTACTTAAACGGTTTCTCCGCAAAAAGCACACTCCTTAGGAGTGAAAAGATAGTCTTCCATTAAGCAATTCACTTACTGGCAATCTTTCCCTTAAGAAACTCCAGATGAAAATTGAAAGTCTTTTTTGGGAAAGAGAGGCTCCAAATGCTTTTCCAGAAAGCTGTCTGACCTTTTTGAGATGAGGGACTCGAACCCGCTTGCCTAATCTCAGTCAGGCAAGAGGATTTGCTTAGCAATCTGATAACCTGACTTAACAAGATACTCCCATGGATAGAGAAACGTCATACCCATCTATCCCAACAAAGAAATATAGATACCGAAATAGCTAAGATGTTATGAACTTCTTTCTCAGTGAAATTGTCCCTCTGCTTTTGAACGTTCGAAGATCTACCATTGCCATGGAAAAGTTGAGAAGCCATCATCTCTCACTTGAGGGAGGTTGAAGAAGGATTTTGGAATCCTCAAATGACAAAACTACCCCACAGAATATACTCGTTAATAGCCTCTCTCCCATTCACTTGGAAGTAATTTCCGCCATAAAAATATatccaataaaaaaattattaaaaaaataacaaataaataaaaagagtaaACCAGGCAGTGTTCCTTATCcagataaacacttccaaagaaaacACAGCCATCAATGGCAGCGCTATCGCCATCATCACCGCAACTCTCAACGACGCCGTTTCTTTCTCCACGTCTCTCATTTCAACCCAAATCTAAACCCCACCTCTGCTTCATCCCCCGCGCCACCACCGACGATGATACCCAACCTGAATCCAGCTCCCAACCCCAACCCGAATCCGAAGACGACCCATTCGAATCCCGTTTGTCAAAGATCCGACTCCGTTATCGGAGTGGAACCGGAAAGAAAGCGGAGGTCAGAAAGGCCAAAAAAGGGGTATCCAAACCCGGTTCTGGATCTGGAATGTACCTGCCACCGGTGCCATTAAAGGAGGCGACGTCGGATGGATTGAAAGTGGAGTTCGGGTTTAGCCAGTATAGCGAGCGGGTAAATGGAAGGATTGCGATTTTGGGGTTAACGGCGTTGATATTGGTGGAGCTGGCGACGGGTAAAGGAGTAATAAATTATCACACGCCGGCGATTGTGTTGATTCAGGTTTATTTTGTAGCGGCGGTTGGGGCTCTGTATATTAAGTATGAGAAGGAGAAGGTTAGTGTTTGGCCTGAATCTTCTCCGGCCAAAGAGTGAAGTAAGGTTAGCttgtgagaatttttttttttttttgttgaatttcAATTGGTTGATCCATCGCTCAACAGAACCATGGATTTGAATGTTATTGGTTTAATATCTATCATCTATGACACATAGTAAAAGTAGGGTATGGAATCtctaaatatttatatcaaatttgtgtaaaattaattatagtgtatttatgaattcatttttttttttttttatagccaCACAAGAGTAGAATGCAATTTgggtttgagattttttttttaacttgtaaAAAATAGAATTTTAGGTATGGCAATCATAGCACTTTAGATTTAAAGTTTGACATTATGTCtttgatttaatttaagaatttatttgacatcactattaaaattgttatcgagaaaattagttaaatatattaaaataatttgttgaaaattgattttttttagaagtatataaaataatatttttattcataaaaTAACCGAAGCGGATTTGATGTAATCCATGAAGCGGATTTGATGTAATCCATGAATAAATTAAGTGCTCGATCATTGATCATTGAGTCAACAGTCTCCCTTTATATGTTCAATTCAGCATTTGAGAATgattaatattttatcaaatttaaatcAGAAATAAGAGATTTCTTGATCAATGTACTGTGAGTACTCCATCTGGTCGAATTCTAATTGaatgaatttaaatattatataatcaaGTTAGTAATTTAGATATTCATTacctaaatttatttatataggtatttaattaaatataaaatatatattttttataataatatttataaatttttatatattttattttatataaaatgaaatttaaatattttatgaaattattaaaattttaaaatataaatatataaaatattaattaaaaaatataaaaataaacgattttaaatttttttagataataataatatgatttGAGACCGGTTcggatagttaagtataaatattaatCGAATTTGAAATagactcaaattttaataatattaatccaTTTAGATTTAAATAAGGTAATTTTTATGAGTATATTATTAGTTGTCATCTCTGTACAGAATGCCAACATCATGATCCTATTTTTAATTGACAAAACTTAccgatttaaattatatatatattatttatttaaagttatgCTATTCATTTATTTGCAAATTAATATTTTCCATACTAATTTATgtaattacttaaaattttatttaatttgtgaatatatattttttataaaatatttaatgaacTAGAGTTGAGgggaaaaaaattaatataaatatattgattTCTTTTACAGCGTGCAATGCGCATGATCGCTtataatttcatataattaaagAATTGCCAATGATTATCTATAGTTTTGATATATAGatagcttttttttttataatatttgaaattatgaCTCAAATCTGACATTGTATTTCCGTATAATTCCATAACTTTATATTAATAGTTCGACTATATTctatgattattttattttattataaaatatattcactttattatgaaaaataaaataatttaaaatgtgacttataaaatatataattttttacaaaataattgattataaaaaatttattaatttaataaaaaataattattacaaaattatatctatagcaattaattattttaatttaatacaatttataataattaactgCTAATATGCctctataattatttaataacatttgttatatataaattatctattaaattttttaaaaaaattaaatatgcatttttttttttacctaaaaaaactttattataaaaaaatatcaatttacGAAAATCAAAATTTTGTTAAATCGTTTTACTTTGTAAGAAAATAAACAAATGAAAATCATTAAATTGTAATTAATAACAGACAACAAAGCTATTTGTTCTTATTTTCTTCCTCAAACTAATATTCAACAAGTTCTGTTCCATATTCCCCAACAGAAAGAATGAATCATTGTTCAAGACCCAAAAAGGAAGAATCTAAAT includes:
- the LOC110667447 gene encoding uncharacterized protein LOC110667447; protein product: MAALSPSSPQLSTTPFLSPRLSFQPKSKPHLCFIPRATTDDDTQPESSSQPQPESEDDPFESRLSKIRLRYRSGTGKKAEVRKAKKGVSKPGSGSGMYLPPVPLKEATSDGLKVEFGFSQYSERVNGRIAILGLTALILVELATGKGVINYHTPAIVLIQVYFVAAVGALYIKYEKEKVSVWPESSPAKE